CCAGCTGCCACAAAGAAGAGAAACACAAGATAACAGCACCAAAGACCAGACTGAATACAATGAAGGACCTACATACTGCAGGAAGAAATCGCTCCAAGGCGACAAAGATAGAACCGACGGAAACTCTGTCCATCGAAACATTAACAACTAAAACCATTGACCCCAAGTTCAAAGTCCCCCATACAACTCGCGTTCCAACCAATTCAACAGAATAAAAGCAAGAGGAGAGAGGGAAGCTATGATGAACCTGGAGGACTGTAACAGGAGGGTGGGGTGGAAGGTCGGGACAAGATCTGAGAATAGACCCTTCAACGACCTGACAAGGAGACGACCTGCACACAACAGGAAATAAGCGTCCACAGGGGAAGGGAGAGTCACTGGAGGGCACAAGAGGGACGACGTCTGGAGGGTCTGGAGGTTCCGGTGGAGCGACGGGAGAGAGAGCTTCAAGCGGAGGATACTCGTACGGCGGCGGATCTGGAGGAGGTCTGGAAAACGACGAAGGAGGAGCGTTCACCATAAGGGCCATGGAGGAGGAGCAGAGCTGCTTCAAAGGGAGTCTGAAGGAGCGACGGAGCTGGAACGGAGGAGATCCATCCGAAACGGCGCACCTCGGGATACGGGTCCGAGAGAAAATTTAGGGCGAACTCTCCATACTCTTACAAAAACGTATTATATAATAAGATTATGTATATAAAATAACATACATATATTTGATCGGTCAATATGTAATCAATAAGAAAATCAAAAGCTTTAAAATACTAGGTAATTACAACATAAAATTTGGTTATTAATGGGCCGGACCAAACAAAATTGAATATAGTATTGGATAAAACTTTTAAATTACCAGCAAACTGTCT
This sequence is a window from Brassica oleracea var. oleracea cultivar TO1000 chromosome C1, BOL, whole genome shotgun sequence. Protein-coding genes within it:
- the LOC106338846 gene encoding uncharacterized protein LOC106338846, whose amino-acid sequence is MVNAPPSSFSRPPPDPPPYEYPPLEALSPVAPPEPPDPPDVVPLVPSSDSPFPCGRLFPVVCRSSPCQVVEGSILRSCPDLPPHPPVTVLQVHHSFPLSSCFYSVELVGTRVVWGTLNLGSMVLVVNVSMDRVSVGSIFVALERFLPALEEKPSDICYLLNMILTDIVLPVVSCLELCLFPIFPLVWSELEAQELLVLKGFSSQLMLSSAVDAVYVIFWITLGTVIQETYEIVVYGFFL